A genomic stretch from Helianthus annuus cultivar XRQ/B chromosome 1, HanXRQr2.0-SUNRISE, whole genome shotgun sequence includes:
- the LOC110887821 gene encoding uncharacterized protein LOC110887821, translating into MDPFNNPNNPNNPNNPTQPNVFSVPEYYPTLEPNQFSQYSSNAFASFQHSPNQFAQFSQNQALQQMMMRVALNFPPNPTPPVQPQPIPTQPVQQFEPDDDMEVVPETQPSKEKGNNQTGDGFWSKVLVKFPELMDQGPYRDIDSVSSKWRKMNASVNKFCEEYNKIYTSGRRSGMSDDDVFKKALEKYKANNGNTNFAHVHAWGIMKKEPKWAPIPNEVEMRNAKKHRKRVVHEAERPPGRDKSKKERAKGKEKEKVDPKMEEFMEHLKTHTDVSAQKAKAKERAVEEKTRVAEEKLREKIRLSNKKIRISDEKIRLKDGK; encoded by the exons ATGGATCCCTTCaacaacccgaacaacccgaacaATCCCAACAACCCGACCCAACCGAATGTTTTCTCGGTTCCGGAATATTATCCGACGctagaaccgaaccaattctcgCAATATTCATCAAATGCGTTTGCATCATTCCAACACTCGCCAAACCAATTCGCTCAATTCTCTCAAAATCAAGCCCTTCAACAAATGATGATGCGGGTTGCTTTGAATTTCCCACCGAACCCGACACCACCCGTTCAACCCCAACCGATCCCGACGCAACCCGTTCAACAATTCGAACCCGACGACGATATGGAGGTTGTTCCCGAAACCCAACCGTCTAAAGAAAAAG gtAATAACCAAACGGGTGACGGGTTTTGGTCCAAGGTTTTGGTGAAGTTCCCCGAGCTTATGGACCAAGGCCCGTATCGAGATATCGACTCGGTTTCATCAAAGTGGCGGAAAATGAACGCGTCCGTCAATAAGTTTTGCGaggaatataataaaatatatacaagCGGGCGTCGTAGTGGCATGAGCGACGACGATGTATTCAAAAAAGCGTTGGAGAAGTATAAGGCGAACAATGGTAATACCAACTTTGCACACGTTCACGCGTGGGGAATTATGAAAAAAGAACCAAAATGGGCGCCGATTCCCAACGAGGTGGAGATgcgaaacgccaaaaaacatcgGAAACGG GTTGTACATGAAGCGGAGCGTCCACCGGGCCGAGACAAATCAAAGAAGGAGCGGGCCAaggggaaagaaaaggaaaaggtggaCCCGAAGATGGAAGAGTTTATGGAACACTTAAAAACGCACACGGACGTCTCGGCCCAAAAGGCGAAGGCGAAGGAGCGGGCCGTCGAAGAAAAAACTCGTGTAGCGGAAGAAAAGTTACGCGAGAAGATTCGATTGTCGAATAAGAAAATCCGAATTTCCGATGAAAAAATTCGGCTCAAGGATGGGAAATAA